The Cylindrospermopsis curvispora GIHE-G1 genome contains a region encoding:
- a CDS encoding slr1957 family protein encodes MLIINHYYIEWIEDWCTENGWTDLFVERRGNYWAFPPGCVIPEPIPMDTLKLIKQKKGATNEERLISVIALVITLLCISWAFICVSPMPLVVAFAFDAVAVAQLEIEE; translated from the coding sequence ATGTTGATTATCAATCATTACTATATTGAATGGATTGAGGACTGGTGCACGGAAAATGGTTGGACTGATTTATTTGTAGAACGTCGTGGTAATTATTGGGCTTTTCCCCCAGGTTGTGTAATTCCAGAGCCCATTCCCATGGACACTTTGAAATTAATTAAACAGAAAAAGGGTGCTACCAATGAGGAAAGATTAATATCAGTTATTGCATTAGTTATTACTCTTCTGTGCATAAGTTGGGCATTTATTTGTGTATCCCCCATGCCCTTAGTTGTTGCTTTTGCTTTTGATGCAGTTGCGGTTGCACAATTGGAAATAGAAGAGTAG
- a CDS encoding alpha-ketoglutarate-dependent dioxygenase AlkB family protein yields MYHNHHLTEKNLFEHKVIIATDGNVILYPEFFSVEHSNQLFCELYGNIKWKQEIIHLFGKKMPIPRLTAWYGDEGKSYTYSGIEQHPESWNPTLKFIKSKIEEIVPVRFNSVLINLYRDGKDSMGWHSDDEPELGKNPLIASLSFGATRRFYLRHKYDKSQKTVIDLENGSLLLMQDQTQHFWQHQVGKTAKKVQSRINLTFRIVN; encoded by the coding sequence TTGTATCATAATCACCACTTGACTGAAAAAAATCTGTTTGAGCATAAAGTAATTATTGCTACTGATGGCAATGTAATACTGTATCCTGAGTTTTTCAGTGTGGAACACTCAAACCAGTTGTTTTGCGAGTTATATGGTAATATTAAGTGGAAACAAGAAATTATTCATTTGTTTGGCAAAAAAATGCCCATTCCACGACTGACTGCATGGTATGGGGATGAGGGTAAATCCTATACCTACTCTGGAATAGAACAGCACCCAGAATCTTGGAATCCTACATTGAAGTTTATTAAATCTAAAATTGAGGAAATTGTACCAGTTAGGTTTAATAGTGTTTTAATAAATCTATATAGAGATGGTAAGGATAGTATGGGGTGGCACAGTGACGATGAACCAGAATTGGGTAAGAATCCTCTGATTGCTTCCCTTAGTTTTGGTGCAACTCGTCGCTTTTATTTACGACACAAATATGACAAGAGTCAAAAGACTGTTATTGACTTAGAAAATGGTAGTTTACTGTTAATGCAAGACCAGACACAGCACTTTTGGCAACATCAAGTTGGGAAAACAGCTAAAAAAGTTCAATCTAGAATCAACTTGACGTTTAGAATTGTTAATTGA
- a CDS encoding magnesium chelatase subunit H: protein MFTQVKSTIRHIEPDNLGDRTLIKVVYVVLESQYQSSLSQAVRQINAKHPSIGIEISGYLIEELRNPENYEEFKRDISSANIFIASLIFIEDLAQKLVTAVAPHRDNFDVAVVFPSMPEVMRLNKMGSFSLAQLGQSKGVIANFMKKRKEKSGAGFQDGMLKLLRTLPQVLKFLPMEKAQDARNFMLSFQYWLGGSAENLENFLLMLADKYVLKGEDKTNLAKAEYQAPVVYPDMGIWHPLAPTMFEDVKEYLNWYNSRRDIPKTLKDPLAPCVGLVLQRTHLVTGDDAHYVAIVQELESLGAKVLPVFAGGLDFSKPVNAYFYEPTSQRPLVDGVVSLTGFALVGGPARQDHPKAIEALKRLNRPYMVALPLVFQTTEEWLNSDLGLHPIQVALQIAIPELDGAIEPIILSGKDGATGRAIALQDRVEIVAQRALKWASLRRKPKLDKKIAITVFSFPPDKGNVGTAAYLDVFGSIHEVLKGLRNNGYDVQNVPDTAKELMEQVIHDAQAQYASPELNIAYKMSVSEYETLTPYSERLEENWGPPPGHLNSDGQNLLIYGKEFGNVFIGVQPTFGYEGDPMRLLFSRSASPHHGFAAFYTYLERIWGADAVLHFGTHGSLEFMPGKQMGMSGDCYPDQLIGTIPNLYYYAANNPSEATIAKRRSYAETISYLTPPAENAGLYKGLKELSELIASYQTLKDSGRGVSIVNAIIDKCRIVNLDKDIDLPESDAKNLSSEDRDNVVGIVYRKLMEIESRLLPCGLHVIGKPPTAQEAIATLVNIASLDRTEEEILSLPRIIAQSLGRDIEEIYQNSDRGILSDVQLLQDITMATRAAVGSLVQAQTDAEGRVSLVSKLNFFNMGKKEPWVESLHNSGYTKVDVSALKPLFEYLEFCLKQVCADNELGGLLQGLEGEYILPGPGGDPIRNPDVLPTGKNIHALDPQSIPTTAAVQSAKIVVDRLLDRNKAENNGQWPETIACVLWGTDNIKTYGESLAQIMWMVGVRPIPDSLGRVNKLELIPLEELGRPRIDVVINCSGVFRDLFINQMNLLDQGVKMAAEADEPLEMNYVRKHALQQAQEMGINLRQAATRVFSNASGSYSSNINLAVENSTWDSEAELQEMYLKRKSFSFNSDNPGVMDESRQLFENTLKTADATFQNLDSSEISLTDVSHYFDSDPTKLVASLRGDGKKPASYIADTTTANAQVRSLSETVRLDARTKLLNPKWYEGMLSHGYEGVRELSKRLVNTTGWSATAGAVDNWVYEETNETFIKDEEMQKRLLNLNPHSFRKIVSTLLEVNGRGYWETSEENLDRLRELYQEVENRIEGID from the coding sequence ATGTTCACCCAGGTGAAATCCACAATTAGACATATTGAACCTGATAATTTAGGGGACCGTACTCTCATCAAGGTCGTTTATGTTGTCCTTGAGTCTCAATATCAAAGTTCCTTATCTCAAGCAGTAAGGCAAATTAATGCCAAACATCCCTCCATAGGGATTGAAATTAGTGGCTATTTAATTGAAGAGCTGCGCAATCCAGAAAACTATGAAGAATTTAAACGTGATATATCTAGTGCTAATATATTCATCGCCTCTCTGATATTTATTGAAGATTTAGCACAGAAACTGGTTACTGCTGTGGCACCACACCGGGATAATTTCGATGTAGCGGTTGTTTTTCCATCTATGCCTGAAGTAATGCGCCTGAATAAAATGGGTAGCTTTTCCTTGGCACAGTTGGGACAATCTAAAGGAGTTATCGCTAACTTCATGAAAAAGCGCAAGGAAAAATCTGGCGCGGGGTTTCAAGATGGAATGCTCAAGTTATTACGTACCCTCCCCCAAGTGTTAAAATTTCTTCCCATGGAAAAAGCCCAGGATGCAAGAAATTTCATGCTAAGTTTTCAATACTGGTTGGGTGGTTCAGCAGAAAATCTAGAAAACTTTTTGCTGATGTTGGCAGATAAATATGTTTTGAAAGGTGAAGACAAAACGAATCTGGCTAAAGCTGAATATCAAGCACCCGTAGTTTATCCCGATATGGGGATTTGGCATCCTTTAGCTCCCACCATGTTTGAAGATGTGAAAGAATATCTCAATTGGTATAATAGTCGTAGAGATATTCCCAAAACCTTAAAAGACCCCCTAGCACCCTGCGTGGGTTTAGTGCTGCAGCGAACTCACCTAGTTACTGGGGATGATGCTCATTATGTGGCCATAGTCCAGGAATTAGAGTCTTTAGGTGCTAAGGTTCTCCCGGTGTTTGCTGGAGGATTGGACTTTTCTAAGCCTGTGAATGCCTATTTCTATGAGCCCACAAGTCAAAGACCCTTAGTGGATGGGGTGGTATCCTTAACTGGATTTGCTTTAGTAGGTGGACCTGCAAGACAAGACCATCCCAAAGCCATAGAAGCATTAAAACGGCTCAACCGTCCTTATATGGTGGCTCTACCCCTGGTGTTTCAAACCACGGAAGAATGGTTAAATAGTGATTTGGGTTTACATCCCATTCAAGTAGCTCTACAAATTGCCATACCTGAATTGGATGGTGCAATTGAACCAATTATCCTCTCCGGTAAAGATGGTGCTACAGGAAGAGCGATCGCACTGCAGGATAGGGTAGAAATAGTTGCCCAACGTGCCTTAAAATGGGCTAGTCTCCGTCGTAAACCAAAATTGGATAAAAAGATTGCCATTACGGTTTTTAGCTTTCCCCCTGACAAAGGTAACGTGGGAACTGCTGCTTATTTAGATGTATTTGGTTCTATTCATGAAGTTCTCAAAGGATTGAGAAATAATGGATATGACGTACAGAATGTTCCTGACACTGCTAAGGAACTGATGGAACAAGTGATTCATGACGCACAAGCACAGTATGCCAGTCCCGAACTGAATATTGCTTATAAAATGTCTGTGTCAGAATATGAGACCCTCACACCTTATTCGGAACGTCTAGAAGAAAACTGGGGACCACCACCAGGACATTTAAATAGTGATGGACAAAACTTATTAATTTACGGTAAAGAGTTCGGTAATGTTTTTATTGGTGTCCAACCTACCTTTGGTTATGAAGGGGACCCAATGCGCTTACTATTTTCCCGTTCCGCTAGTCCTCACCATGGTTTTGCCGCTTTCTATACCTACCTAGAAAGAATTTGGGGTGCTGATGCGGTTTTGCATTTTGGTACCCATGGTTCCTTAGAGTTTATGCCCGGTAAACAAATGGGTATGTCGGGAGATTGCTATCCTGACCAACTAATTGGCACAATTCCCAATCTGTATTATTACGCAGCTAATAATCCCAGTGAAGCCACAATTGCCAAACGGCGCAGTTATGCAGAAACTATTTCTTACTTGACCCCACCTGCAGAAAATGCTGGTTTATACAAGGGGTTGAAGGAACTGAGTGAGTTAATTGCTTCTTATCAAACCTTGAAGGATAGCGGAAGGGGAGTTTCTATTGTCAACGCGATTATTGACAAGTGTCGGATTGTTAACTTGGATAAGGACATAGACCTTCCCGAAAGCGATGCTAAGAATCTCTCCTCAGAAGACAGGGACAATGTGGTGGGGATCGTCTACCGCAAGTTAATGGAAATAGAATCTAGGTTACTACCTTGTGGTTTACATGTGATTGGTAAACCACCAACCGCGCAAGAAGCTATTGCTACCCTAGTTAATATTGCTAGCTTGGATCGGACAGAAGAGGAAATTCTCAGCTTACCTCGGATTATTGCCCAAAGCTTAGGAAGGGACATTGAAGAGATTTACCAAAATAGCGATCGCGGTATTTTGAGTGATGTACAGTTACTACAGGACATTACCATGGCTACCCGTGCTGCTGTAGGTTCTTTAGTACAAGCACAAACAGATGCGGAAGGTAGGGTTTCTCTAGTTTCTAAGTTGAATTTCTTCAACATGGGTAAAAAAGAACCCTGGGTCGAGTCCCTACATAACTCGGGTTACACCAAAGTAGATGTATCCGCACTCAAACCCCTATTTGAGTATTTAGAATTTTGTCTCAAACAAGTGTGTGCAGATAATGAACTAGGAGGTTTATTACAAGGACTGGAAGGGGAATATATATTACCGGGACCGGGAGGGGATCCAATTCGCAATCCGGACGTATTGCCAACGGGTAAAAATATACACGCCCTAGACCCACAATCCATACCCACAACCGCAGCTGTGCAGTCAGCGAAAATTGTAGTGGATAGATTGTTAGACAGGAATAAGGCGGAAAATAATGGTCAATGGCCAGAAACCATCGCTTGTGTGCTGTGGGGTACGGATAATATTAAAACCTACGGAGAATCCCTGGCGCAAATCATGTGGATGGTAGGGGTAAGACCCATTCCTGATTCCTTGGGGAGGGTGAACAAATTAGAATTAATTCCCCTAGAAGAATTGGGGAGACCCAGGATAGATGTGGTTATTAACTGTTCTGGAGTATTTCGAGATTTGTTCATTAACCAAATGAATCTCCTTGACCAAGGGGTAAAAATGGCCGCTGAAGCTGATGAACCCTTGGAGATGAACTATGTAAGGAAACATGCTCTACAACAAGCCCAAGAAATGGGTATAAACCTACGTCAAGCTGCGACTAGGGTGTTTTCTAATGCTTCTGGTTCCTATTCCTCGAATATTAACCTAGCAGTGGAGAATAGCACTTGGGATAGTGAAGCAGAATTACAAGAAATGTATTTGAAGCGCAAATCCTTCTCTTTCAATTCTGACAATCCAGGAGTGATGGATGAATCTCGTCAGTTATTTGAAAACACCCTGAAAACTGCTGATGCAACTTTTCAAAATCTGGACTCCTCGGAAATCAGCTTGACTGATGTTTCTCATTATTTTGACTCCGATCCCACCAAGTTGGTAGCTAGTCTGCGGGGAGATGGAAAGAAACCAGCATCCTATATTGCTGACACAACCACTGCGAATGCACAAGTGAGAAGTTTATCGGAGACCGTGCGTTTAGATGCGCGGACAAAACTGCTCAATCCTAAATGGTATGAGGGAATGTTATCTCACGGTTATGAAGGAGTGCGGGAGCTTTCTAAACGGTTAGTAAATACCACTGGTTGGAGTGCAACTGCTGGCGCTGTGGATAACTGGGTTTATGAGGAAACTAATGAGACCTTTATTAAGGATGAGGAAATGCAAAAACGTCTACTCAACTTGAATCCTCACTCTTTCCGCAAGATAGTTTCTACCCTATTGGAGGTTAATGGTCGTGGTTATTGGGAAACCAGCGAGGAAAATTTAGATAGGTTACGGGAGTTGTATCAGGAGGTGGAAAACCGCATTGAAGGTATAGATTAG
- a CDS encoding AAA family ATPase: MTLVLPRTYRIRCVRSQELSLVMEWYSLDTKKPLCLKELSDGTIRMLCWAIILHSPVLPSLLVIDEPELGLHVAWMRILSEWIKMAAHKTQIIIATHSPDLLDHFTDCLEKVYCFDSYGKSHFSIKKLTQEMLADKRAKSDAILWRLSHKMKEMGFSFDAPESFSKYDSQRNCVKTNYQNC; this comes from the coding sequence ATGACATTAGTTTTACCTAGAACATATCGTATTCGTTGTGTTCGTTCTCAAGAGTTATCATTGGTCATGGAATGGTATTCGTTGGATACAAAGAAACCTTTATGTTTAAAGGAACTATCTGATGGAACCATAAGAATGTTATGTTGGGCGATTATACTACATTCACCTGTGTTACCATCTTTACTGGTTATTGATGAACCAGAATTAGGTTTGCACGTTGCGTGGATGAGAATTTTGTCCGAGTGGATTAAAATGGCTGCCCATAAAACTCAGATCATAATTGCTACCCACAGTCCCGATCTTTTAGATCATTTTACTGACTGTTTAGAGAAGGTTTATTGTTTTGATTCCTATGGTAAAAGTCATTTTTCGATCAAAAAACTTACCCAAGAAATGCTTGCTGATAAAAGGGCTAAAAGTGATGCAATCCTTTGGCGTTTAAGCCATAAAATGAAGGAAATGGGTTTTTCCTTTGATGCTCCAGAGTCTTTTAGTAAATATGACTCCCAAAGAAATTGTGTGAAGACAAACTATCAGAATTGTTAA
- a CDS encoding AAA family ATPase, giving the protein MSQPVLQYIATKNYKNLYLPDPVEFNNLNILLGPNGSGKSNYINSLKFLRDCLYPTKYALEINGFEDAVNKIGGAGILDNTIEDPASVYFVYCFAGLSSDSTSKNHILELSLLVNRKEDRKQAVVIDQESLKVGDKVIEEDTFKFYYELKNDPFNAVLSGKLLAQRQIFNYNPEYPGYEPDPRVYCEDGYTRTNNNLCLNLLLSKSLEVGEPLMR; this is encoded by the coding sequence ATGAGTCAGCCTGTTTTGCAATACATCGCTACTAAAAACTACAAGAATCTCTATTTACCAGATCCAGTCGAGTTCAATAATTTAAACATTTTACTTGGTCCTAATGGTTCAGGTAAAAGTAATTATATTAACTCTTTAAAATTCCTTAGAGACTGTTTATATCCAACGAAGTATGCTCTGGAAATAAATGGTTTTGAGGATGCGGTCAATAAAATCGGAGGTGCTGGGATTTTAGACAATACCATAGAAGACCCAGCTAGTGTTTACTTTGTTTATTGTTTTGCAGGATTATCCTCCGATTCTACGTCAAAAAACCACATCCTGGAATTGAGTCTTTTAGTGAACCGAAAGGAAGATAGAAAACAAGCAGTAGTTATTGATCAAGAATCATTAAAAGTGGGAGACAAAGTCATAGAAGAAGATACATTTAAATTTTACTACGAGCTCAAAAACGATCCATTCAATGCAGTGTTATCAGGGAAATTATTAGCTCAAAGACAGATTTTTAACTATAATCCGGAATATCCGGGCTATGAACCAGATCCAAGAGTTTATTGTGAAGATGGTTACACTCGAACTAACAACAATTTATGTTTAAACTTACTGTTATCAAAAAGTCTTGAGGTTGGGGAACCCTTGATGAGATAG
- a CDS encoding DUF29 domain-containing protein produces the protein MSLYETDFYAWTQHQAKAIKEGQWECLDLPNLWEEIEALGRREKKELKNRLGVLLGHLLKWEYQAKFRGNSWLATVREQRREIKTLLEENPSLKPYTQEVFAVAYQNGLDLAVRETGFSYDLFPQSCPYSWEQTLDGDFFPTGSK, from the coding sequence ATGAGTCTTTATGAAACGGATTTTTACGCATGGACGCAACATCAAGCTAAAGCTATAAAAGAGGGTCAATGGGAATGTTTGGATTTACCAAACCTGTGGGAGGAGATAGAAGCTTTGGGGAGAAGGGAAAAAAAGGAGCTGAAAAACCGCTTGGGAGTTTTGCTGGGACATCTGCTCAAATGGGAGTATCAAGCAAAATTCAGAGGTAATAGCTGGTTAGCGACGGTTCGAGAGCAAAGAAGGGAAATAAAAACTCTTTTGGAAGAGAATCCTAGTCTCAAACCATATACCCAAGAAGTTTTTGCTGTAGCATATCAAAATGGGTTAGACCTAGCTGTACGCGAAACCGGTTTTTCTTATGACCTTTTCCCCCAATCCTGTCCTTATTCCTGGGAACAAACTTTGGATGGGGACTTTTTTCCCACTGGGAGTAAGTAG
- a CDS encoding DUF29 domain-containing protein, producing the protein MNATNYDEDIVAWANQQAKFIRSRQFHLLDLEHIAEEIEDVGKSEQRELASRMAVLLCHLLKWQYQPLLRGSSWQATIRTQRDRIRCRLQKTPSLKTCLQDPEWWLDAWADAKDAASQQTSIAYDQFPEQFPWDGDRILTENWFPELEEGEQYYESL; encoded by the coding sequence ATGAATGCTACCAACTATGATGAGGATATTGTCGCTTGGGCAAATCAACAGGCTAAATTTATACGCAGTCGCCAATTTCACTTGCTTGACCTGGAGCATATTGCGGAGGAAATAGAGGATGTGGGTAAGAGCGAACAAAGGGAACTAGCTAGTCGCATGGCTGTCTTGTTATGTCATCTCCTTAAATGGCAGTATCAACCTTTGCTCAGGGGGTCCAGTTGGCAAGCAACAATTAGAACCCAACGGGACCGTATTAGATGTCGCTTGCAGAAAACGCCTAGCTTAAAAACTTGTTTACAAGACCCAGAGTGGTGGTTAGATGCTTGGGCAGATGCAAAAGATGCTGCAAGCCAACAAACCTCTATTGCTTATGACCAGTTCCCTGAACAATTCCCCTGGGATGGCGATCGCATACTAACGGAAAACTGGTTTCCGGAACTTGAGGAAGGCGAACAATACTATGAGTCTTTATGA
- a CDS encoding PIN domain-containing protein, translated as MLSFDKDAAKVCAYIRSDLKKKGTPIGVYDLQIAAIAIANNLVLVTHNVGEFSRIEELQYEDWEMEL; from the coding sequence ATTCTTAGTTTTGATAAAGATGCAGCAAAAGTTTGTGCTTATATTCGTTCTGATTTGAAGAAAAAGGGAACACCAATAGGAGTTTATGATTTGCAAATTGCTGCAATCGCTATTGCTAATAATTTAGTTTTGGTGACTCATAATGTGGGAGAGTTTAGCCGAATAGAAGAGTTACAATATGAGGATTGGGAGATGGAGTTATGA